In Camelina sativa cultivar DH55 chromosome 16, Cs, whole genome shotgun sequence, a single window of DNA contains:
- the LOC109129688 gene encoding F-box/LRR-repeat protein At2g43260-like yields the protein MGFGKDEVSGSYKVVRMLFDFNDFEILDVNTGEWRKLTPAPYKVEATRKSACVNGSIYWLDFKHRFKILASDLHTEEFRDVSALPPSRYTPAAQIVNLEDRLAFSDTGFGPEWLLEIWSMDAQEETWTMTYFITLTIVISPIYWKRWFTPIAVSKQGNIFLHDSEKRLFKYYPYTDN from the coding sequence ATGGGATTCGGTAAGGATGAAGTTAGTGGGAGCTATAAAGTAGTGAGGATGTTATTTGATTTCAACGATTTCGAGATTCTTGATGTTAACACTGGGGAATGGCGGAAACTTACCCCGGCTCCTTACAAGGTTGAAGCAACAAGGAAGTCGGCGTGTGTCAATGGTTCCATCTACTGGTTAGACTTTAAGCATAGGTTTAAGATACTAGCTTCGGATCTTCACACAGAAGAGTTCCGGGATGTTTCTGCACTTCCGCCGTCTAGGTACACCCCTGCAGCTCAGATAGTGAACCTTGAAGACCGTTTGGCCTTTTCCGACACAGGTTTTGGTCCTGAATGGCTACTAGAGATATGGAGCATGGATGCACAAGAAGAAACTTGGACTATGACTTACTTCATAACTTTAACCATAGTTATTTCCCCGATATATTGGAAAAGGTGGTTCACCCCCATTGCTGTTTCTAAGCAAGGGAATATTTTCTTACATGACAGTGAGAAGAGGTTGTTCAAATACTATCCGTATACAGACAATTAG